Part of the Ptiloglossa arizonensis isolate GNS036 chromosome 7, iyPtiAriz1_principal, whole genome shotgun sequence genome, CGTGACAAACGTacttctaaaataaatattacgacCAGCTGGGAATAATGAATATTAATCGTTAGTCTAGTAAAACTATTTTgtgatataaaaatattgttctataataaaatatatttttatatagttATGTTACTATATTGATTCTATAATAGAAAGGAACAAAAGCGTCAAATGGATACATTAAACGTAAACGCTATACAGCGTTCGAAATGAGACAACATTGCGTAGGGGTCTTAATCGCAGACAAGACTGGTTTAGATATTAACGCGATAGGGAAATTAATCGCACGAACGTGTTACAATATCACTTTCTATTAACGATtcaatatattttctataattgtatatttttgtataattagaAGAAGGAATCGAGGTTTTTTCTTTCATAGAGTGGGAAATATATTCTGGTATTTAGTACTAAACAAAAGAAACTAGAAtgaaggtgaaagtagaaaaaattcATTACCGTCGATGATTTGATGGAATTAAAACTTATGTAGGAGAattgaaaaatggaaaatatcgtGCATTCCGAGGCATTGAattcgttatttaaaatttgtactcGTTAACGATTCTTCACATTTTTATATTCGTTTGGAAAATCAAAAATCTATCTGTATCTATATTAACGAATTGACACGTCACTGAtacgtataaattattattgaagACACTgatgttttattttaaaaaatatggaaaaagaaaatttaagaaaacgtaGCTAACACAATAGATTAATATTCGGCGAATGTTCACTTAAGCTCATAAATCGATCAATTCTAacgaatatttttgaataatacTTTAATCAGAAGGCCAAAATGTTAGGAAAAGCTAAGTTTATTTAGAACTTGTAAAGTTTCAATCTTTTTTCCACAATTATTGTACGCCCATTAACAAAATGAAAGTTTCATAAAAAACTGTCACACTCGTGTATCCAATATACAAATATCAAGTACATACAATTTTTATGTCATCCTAGAATTATATTACTGTTTTGCTATGTACTCTCTATACACACAAATCAAACTGAAAAATTTAAACGTTTTCTGAAAATCTTGAACGACACGTTATTATATCTTGCTTGAAAACGATCATATTTTACAGAAATGGAACCATTTAGTTACCACCAGGTCGAGAGTAAGtttagagaaaataattttacaaacattGAATACTAGTGAAATTCGCGTCAAATGAAAGGACTTTGTTCTCGAAGGATTAATATTCCGTGTCGCCGTTGGTTTTTTAACGACGCTTGTTAGGGGGACACTTCTAGACAAGTTGTACTCGTAACTCggccgtttttcttttttgtataaTCGACCCAGGCGTGTCTTGTCggttaatttatatttcactttCTACCGGTGAGCGTGTAATTCCCGCAACGGTGTGCTCGATCGTTGCACCGTAGTGGCTTAGTCCCGGTTTCCAGATAggtttcgttcctttttcttgCGGCGATGCTGGAATGTTCGGAGGAAAGGTTCACTCGCGTCACCTTTTCCCGATTACGGAAACTGCGTTCACCGTTCGAAGATACGAAACTTTCCCCTCGAACTGGAATTTCATCAGCTAATGTGTTTCAATTAAAAGCACACGAGCCCGTTGCTCTAATTGCCGAAACTCTAATCTTCGTTTCCGGATGAAATTTCACGCACGATAAACCCCGACAGACGTTTCCGCTATGCCggaaatggaaacgtttcagaaactCGTGGAAGTTTTATTCACGATCAATCTACTAGAATTCGCTACGCGCGAGTGGAGTCATTTGTGACAGTCGTTTAGAGAAAATAAGTTGCGATTTTTAACCTATTGTCAGATTATTTTACTTTCAATACTGGTGTTTATCGTTTAGAAAAATTAAGTGGTACTGGTATCAATTTCAATATCggtaagaaattttttatcCGAATACCTTATAAATAAGGTACTGATACATGAACTTTAAAGTTgtacgaaaagtttgaaaataatatcCAGAACTGAATGtgtttattaaaaagaaattatttcaaatttttgtacgGAAATTatgtgcaactggaatattgttttattttaattatagtgGATTGTAATAATAAATGGCCAGtcttaacaaaattatttatttattaattactatTTGAAAAGTGTATTTTGTGTGTGACATTCATGTAGTGatccgaaaaattaatttcgtgcagttatagtatttgaataattgaccATTGAAAAATCTTGAGTTTTGGTACAcgctatttacatttttctactccaatttttcgttacacggaagtaacaaaattaatgcaaagttatataaataattaacaatgATAAAGAGTATATATGATTTGTAGTTTTTTTTATCTCAAAGTAGTTTTAGAAGTTAATTTTCATGCATTGAGCATCAGTAGGATAATAAGTTAGCAGATAAAGTGGTCGATGAAAGGAGCAGATTAATCTTCGTTTGACTCATTTAATCAACCTAATTAGCACTGACAAATGCATTCAATTTATGTGGCTACTACATGGAACTGTGTTTTATATTACGTTCGAGCTCCtgctttaaattaaatatttaattcaattgTGTTATAAAGTATTTATGAAAaacttaattaattataaagtaatgtgtatttaattcaaattttcttctaTGCAAGcttgaaaaatgattaaatcgagggaaagaattatttatttgctTGCATTATACTTATAATTTAAGTAATTATATTTCCATATTTATTTGCGTTAATATATCAGttcatttgtaaaatttatttttcgattttattctCTTGCCTGTTATCAAATGTAGAATGGTTCATTTAAAAGAGGTATTTGAAATGTATTCATTTCCACACAATGTGATTTTTTTAGATGGTACTAAAAGATTCAAactgtgtaaaatattatacttttgaatttttagaaatatcggTTACCGTTGTGCTTGTGAAACAAGTTACTATTAACTTCTCTTGATTATCAAGAATCTGGTCTATTCGAAGACTCGGTATTGTGACTTTCCCTTGCAGCTATGTTGCACCGATCGAGAGATGCAATTCCATATAAATGCATACGGTACAAAATAGTACGTGCTCGAAGTTGTTCCGCATCAAGTTCTGCCCTATTAGATAATCCTGTAGTCTTGAACATTGCACATTCGTGTCATTCATAGTATATGTTTTAATACAGTCATTAAAGTAGTTTGACTCTCTTTAAACTTAAATTTTCAGTACgagtataataatataaaatctgTAACTAGATTTTACTGGTTTGTAAATTTCTAGGTGTAATGCTTCCTATTGGTGTTAATGTTTGTATCACTAAAATGAATCAAAACATCTTTAGTTTAATTTcttatttaactttttttttcagaaattctcgaattcgacaaattacaCAAAATTAATATCCTCTCTTTTTTTATTATGTCATATACGTATTTACTACACTTAATGATAGATAGTCTATGTTTTCATGTACTTTTgtaattaacgaaaataatatttcaattaatcATTGCAAATATTTTACTCCCTTTATGTGACTATTCGGACGTAAGTATAGATACTTTAAGAATAAGAatcaaaaatgattaaaaaaggaAGTGATAGTGTTGATGTTGTGTTTTATAGGTGTTGCTGCTAATAGCACTTCCAATGTGCATAGCGCAATTCACAATACAAGGACCTAGTGACGGGAATCGAGTGGCCCAGGGTTTAAAAGTAGATGACGAAAAAGGACTCGAGTTTATAAGTAAAACAGATAATCAACTAATACTGTtacatcgaaaataaaatttacattgaACATAAGATTTACATTcatctattttaaataattacttttgTCACGAATTTCGAGCGATACTCCAATctcacaattttttaaatcattcgCGTACTAATTTGTGGTTTACCAGCACACATGCTTTAACGCGTTTTAACGTAGTTACTATACATCTGGAaaatcaaattaatttacgtGAAATTCAATCTTAACTGTAtcgtatacaattttttattttccagacACACCAAGTAGTGGCCAATCCAGTATTCAAGGTGCTACCGATGGTCAATCAAATTATCAGATCCAGGGTGCTACCGATGACCATTCGAATTTTCAGATTCAGGGTGCCACCGACGGCCATTCGAATTTTCAGATTCAAGGCGCCAGAGATGACGGAGGAAATTATTACCAACAAAGTGTTCCTGAAACATTCAATGTACAAGGGCCAGCGGAAGGGAACGTTCAAGCAGGGTACATTCAGGGTACCTACGACAGCATTCCGTCTTCTGAGAAGTCCCTTCAATACAACGATCCCAGTGGTAAATAACCATGTATATCGTGTTGTTATTCAACATCAAGTATAGAACGTGTGAGTGTATGTGGGTGGGCGTGAATAATACTTTATAATCGTTACAATATGTATTGCAAATACGACAAACAATGTGTACTATATTATTTTGTACTATCGGTTCCAAAAAGTCTTAGAAGTGTTGCAGCTCGACAATGAATCCAAACGACAATCaaattgaaatgaaattgtTTTTCGAAAGGTTTGAGGGTAAATTGGAGATCGTACGAACGCCATCAACGACCAGAACCACAACCGGCACCACAATATTCGGCTCCACAATCATTACCCTACCGGGAACGGGCACATGCGCGGCCGCAACCACAACCACAACCCCAACCACAACCAGTGCCACGACAACCTTCGCTACCACCAGCAAGGCCTTTCAATGACGCGCCTTCACACATCAAGCAACTCCTCCAATTTCAAAACCAACTTCCGTACACGAACATCATTCCCGAGCCCTACAGGTGATTCGCCTAAATCTTTCTCCTTCAACCGTTTATAAGTAACGATTCCCCCTATTGCTTGTTACTTTCActattttttctccattttccaACTTAACAGCACAGGTAATGCTGATTTGCTGGTATAGCGTACTTTCTCTAcgtttattcttattttacgaCGTTTGTGAGAAAGCAAGTCGGATTGATAAAATCTCTAAATCTCGTATGGTTAATGATCGCCATCATTACGTGTCCTGAATACTTCAGTTTTTGTAAAGGTTTCTATGCACGGTTATCGTGACATATAGTTTCGATATTAGAGTTTATTACCATATTGTGATACTAGAGTTTCAGAGATAAATAAAATAGACACGCTGTAAAAATATACGAGAACGCAGTGTCTTATGAGTAAGGTTTAAGGTTCGTTTCGTGAAACACGAGAACTCTCGTGatacattcgtaatacgttcactCGTAGGTACGAGAATCTGATAGCAACGCAATCTGGGAAACAGCAACAACCTCAGTATCAAAACGTAGAACAGGAAGTGTTCACTCCGGAGCCACGACGTCCTCCTCCACGTGGTAAACAACATGGTCCACCTAGGCACAGGCGACAAACGCGACAACAACCACCAGTCGAACCTCCGATTAAATACAACACCAATACACCGCCTCTTAGGGTTCAGGAAGCATTGAAACTCCAGGCACAAGCTCCGTACACCAACATAATTCCTGAACAGTACAGGTAAACTTGATACCGTATCTTTGCTTTTTAACTGCTGCTATTCATTAgtgattatatttattattcattgaCAATTTCGTACAATGATAGATATTGAAGTTCACTGATTCATGGAATgtacatttgaaataatttgtttCAGAAATCTTGGTACATCTAAGTTGTACGTTTCTAAAGAAtagatataaaagaaaaatacgtttgTGTTGTTTTAATTAAGTTCAATGCTTGTTAAATGGTATTTTTTATCTAAATAACTAAATTATGTGTACATAATGGAAAATAGAGTGATCGTTGTAAACTTTCAGTATAATTTATGATTCTTGAGAAAGATCTGAAGGAATAggtcgaaatattgaaaataatactaAAGTGGTACTTaacataataaataaaaacataatattatatttttgtattaagtGTATATTTAGTTGATCGAAGGGTCAGTATATTTCACCTATGTGTTTCGTTGGGATTATTTCTACGTACAACAATTCTTCAATGACTTTTCAAGGTTATTGCTAAAAGAAGTTTACAAACAGCTCTCATGTGGCACAAAAGTTGATTCTTCATTTGCTGAATTTGTTGcacttatctgtaatgttttCTTAAACTTGCtagtttcaatttatttaacaattactCCTAATTACCatacaatttcgaataaaaaagataCTCTAAGTTTCCATTTACTTGCTATTATTCTCTATAAAATTCGATATTGAGTTAAACACTTTAATTTTATACATCCAATCGAGTTTAAATACCGATAAACGTgctaaaaaattacaatttttagatTCAACGTTGAAGCAGCTGCACAGGAACAATTGCAACAGGTCCGTGCTCATTATCAAAAATTAGCTGCAGAAGCGGCACATCCCAGACAGAAAAGGCAAGCTCAGCATCCACAACTGCAACAACGACCATCGGCTCCGGTGGAACCTCAGCCTCACTACTCGACCAATAATGTTCCAGGCTTTATTCAGGAGTTAATAAAGTTACAATCTCAAATTCCCTACAATATCTTGCCCAATCAGGTCACCATTCGTCCCGAGAAGCCATACGTGCCTCAGCCCGTTCAAGCTGCTGCACCTGCCCAACAAGTGCAGTATCAAGATCCGGCGCAGTATCAAGGTCAACCGAAAGGATATCAAGATCAACCGAGTGGATACAATCAGGTGTACGCCAATCAGGCTCAGCAATCCCAATATCAGCAGTATCTTCAGGGACAGTCTGGGAACGGAATTCGTCCTGTTACCGAGAATCAATACTAAAGACTGTCGTGAATGCActaatttctttcttaattgAACGTTTTATTTCGTTATCGATTGATCAGGCCACGTGCATTAATATTTTCACGTGGTGTGTTAGATGAAACATAGTTGCAAGATAAGTACATAGTTTTGTTAAGAGTTAATTCCATCGGACAGATATCATAGAGCCATAGAGAGTCAATTGTTTAACAAGCATGGACAATTCGTTgaatggaaattgattttgttgTTACATCTTTAAtcataaatttaattctttattaaataaatgcaTCGAAATTATGTACTTTATTATATTACTCACTGTAAGTTTCGCGGTAGTAGCATTTACTAATGTAATCGatgcaattttaatttcgttagTTTTTAGCTTGAAagagcataatttctgttgtgacaatatttttatcaacaTGCGGTTCGTTTTCTGTGACAGAAGATTGCGGAGAAATTGTTACTTTCGCTGCCAATGTTTTCTAATGCTGTCTCAAGTATTCGCACATTcacgtattttattttactcgaaTGATTTACTTAACGAAATATcacgataattattttcaattgcatTTTCCTTTAATATTGGAGGATATCTATTTTCGAATTGATTCAACGCTTGAAAATACATTTGGAGatgttcgaagaaaaaattcagGATTTCGGAAGTTAAATAATTAGGTAATTGGAAATAATTAACATTGGCAGGAAAAGTTATGAATTCGTTGATAAAACTTATCATTTATCGTCTACTTTCGAAGAGCACTTGGACTTTTAATcataaagtaatatttatttcgacaaGTTATACTGTTTTCTATTTTGTTACATAGTTGTCGGCGATAGCGGCTTTTCCCTCTTAATGTTATTATGCCATTCAAGCAGTGGAAcagaatatttgtataattctgAAACAGTACGCTATTACACCAAATTTAACATCAGCACGTAATCGTACTACTTTCATACAAATTAGAATTTGTTCTTCAATATTCTATCTCCGATGattcacaaatatttttcataggCTTGATACATTTTGTATAAACACGCTTCTTCTACGTATAAGGGCGAAaagttcattaaaattttcatcgaacgtatTCTTGTTAAATACCAGacatattataattttgttaatatGAAAGTCTAACATGTTGACATTTACCTCGATCACTTCCTGCGTTTAAAGATGGCAGAAATCTACTAAATTTGAAGGCCTAGACGACATTGTGAAGTGCAATATAGAGAACGTGTCGTTACAACAAAAGCAGTTTAATGCTTCGGGAATTTGTACGTATCGAGGTCGTGGTAAAACGTAAATACATATTCGTGAATGGCTCAACGAGacgaaatatacgaacgaaagaAGCGCGCCATTTTGTTCGTGACGTTTATGGATTCTTCGTATCGTCCCTCGACACATGCGCAGTCTTTTGAGAGGACGGATTCGTGTTTAAATACAATGGGCGTTTACTCGATAAACTCGTTTGTTTTTATAGTTTTTacacttttatattttatcactAGAATATCTGTCACTTAAAGATAATTAATTACATCCAACGCGCAAATGAGAAGCTCGCAACGGAAGTGGGTCAAGTTTACCGGCGTAGCTTTTAAATTAAGTCGTGGCTAAACCTAAGGATCAATATTATGTAATtacgtattaataaaattaatggcGATGACACGCAATAACTATATCCCGTAACAATTCGTAATAGAGTTTAAAAATTACTTATAAAGTAAACACGTAAACACGTTTAACGTAATCGTCAGTGTACCGTGCACGTCCCGGAGTTCGTTAAAGAAATTGCATTTGGTTGAACTACATTGCACAAAGCATCGATTCATTCTAAACACGATTAACTTTCGCTCGGAGATTTTCTCCGAGTTAATCGTTGGAACAGGTTAACAGCTTAGAAAATTGCCTTCGCTATTTTGACACCACGTTGGCCTGCAACAATGTATT contains:
- the LOC143149642 gene encoding uncharacterized protein LOC143149642; the protein is MVHLKEVLLLIALPMCIAQFTIQGPSDGNRVAQGLKVDDEKGLEFISKTDTSSGQSSIQGATDGQSNYQIQGATDDHSNFQIQGATDGHSNFQIQGARDDGGNYYQQSVPETFNVQGPAEGNVQAGYIQGTYDSIPSSEKSLQYNDPSGLRVNWRSYERHQRPEPQPAPQYSAPQSLPYRERAHARPQPQPQPQPQPVPRQPSLPPARPFNDAPSHIKQLLQFQNQLPYTNIIPEPYRYENLIATQSGKQQQPQYQNVEQEVFTPEPRRPPPRGKQHGPPRHRRQTRQQPPVEPPIKYNTNTPPLRVQEALKLQAQAPYTNIIPEQYRFNVEAAAQEQLQQVRAHYQKLAAEAAHPRQKRQAQHPQLQQRPSAPVEPQPHYSTNNVPGFIQELIKLQSQIPYNILPNQVTIRPEKPYVPQPVQAAAPAQQVQYQDPAQYQGQPKGYQDQPSGYNQVYANQAQQSQYQQYLQGQSGNGIRPVTENQY